A genome region from Rickettsiales endosymbiont of Stachyamoeba lipophora includes the following:
- a CDS encoding thioredoxin family protein, whose translation MILRIVTSFFVWLLLVNISYAESISYKASIEVLSSPNNSQAIIHFKLNDGYKIYYKSSGFFGTPPLVLQDSKALDLQYSIPRRNIINGYDSFIYNDKAYFLIKELDPLKALNIEYAICNKNCLYEQQTIKPKIINSSEYNLQLNNIKPLLVKDTATQISLTIYSQFNKILFELENYNAVNDLIIESNKYISSKLKITPSKITGEILFSGDLDQTIQNLIKESPPITLLYNNQAEQFKPIYTIKLQSPSNNIFYILFLSFIGGIILNLMPCILPVILLKCSHLSNSRNFKSSLFYSFGIISSMLAIALLQIFLRLHQQEFLFGMQLQNPLFVMFIIMILVISLLIMKGKMFAHLPSFINNLLNKLKSRELQNFFEGFVLTLIAIPCSAPFIGASLGYSLTSSYLESVSIFLALGLGFSTPILLLNFYYPTSKIKTNQLFKLGNLFQKLSFLALIITTLWLSYIYYTQVAEIAFVCSMLILALFIICTLSRIKKLLKQFFQLTLLLTLILIPQINLKTQRFNEPQSNIIEFNTNELRSLLNNDSLVLVEITASWCLTCKVNRLTVLDSKQMHNYFKENNILIMQGDLSIKNEKIIRFINHYNRAALPFYALFYKDIEKPIILSEILSEQEIKTKLQQIKQLKKN comes from the coding sequence ATGATTCTTAGGATTGTCACCAGCTTTTTTGTTTGGTTATTACTGGTAAATATATCTTATGCAGAGTCTATCTCTTACAAAGCTTCAATTGAGGTTTTAAGTAGCCCTAATAATTCACAAGCTATTATTCATTTCAAATTAAATGATGGCTATAAAATTTATTATAAATCTTCTGGTTTTTTTGGTACCCCTCCTCTTGTATTGCAAGATAGCAAGGCTTTAGATTTGCAATATTCTATTCCTCGAAGAAACATAATTAATGGCTATGATAGTTTTATATATAATGATAAAGCGTATTTTTTAATTAAGGAGCTCGATCCTCTTAAAGCACTAAACATTGAATATGCTATATGTAATAAAAATTGCTTGTATGAGCAGCAAACCATTAAGCCAAAAATCATTAATTCTAGCGAGTATAACTTACAGTTAAATAATATTAAGCCATTATTAGTTAAAGATACTGCTACTCAAATTAGTCTCACAATTTATTCTCAATTTAATAAAATTTTATTTGAGCTAGAGAACTATAATGCTGTTAATGATCTGATAATTGAATCAAATAAATATATAAGTAGCAAGCTTAAAATAACCCCTAGTAAAATCACAGGAGAGATCTTGTTTAGTGGAGATCTTGATCAAACTATACAAAATTTAATTAAAGAAAGCCCTCCTATTACCTTATTATATAATAATCAAGCTGAGCAATTTAAGCCCATTTATACCATTAAGCTTCAATCGCCTTCTAATAATATATTTTATATATTATTTTTAAGTTTTATTGGAGGAATCATTCTTAATCTAATGCCTTGTATATTACCGGTTATATTACTCAAATGTAGCCATTTAAGTAATTCTCGCAATTTTAAATCCAGCTTATTTTACTCATTTGGCATAATAAGTTCTATGCTTGCTATTGCATTATTACAAATATTTCTAAGGCTACACCAACAAGAGTTTTTATTTGGTATGCAGCTTCAAAATCCATTGTTTGTAATGTTCATAATAATGATCTTAGTTATTTCTCTTCTAATTATGAAAGGAAAAATGTTTGCCCATCTACCAAGCTTTATAAACAATTTATTAAATAAACTTAAATCACGTGAATTGCAGAATTTTTTTGAAGGTTTTGTCTTAACTTTAATTGCCATTCCTTGTTCAGCTCCGTTTATTGGAGCTTCATTAGGCTATAGCTTAACTAGCAGCTATCTAGAAAGCGTAAGTATTTTTCTAGCCTTAGGTTTAGGATTTAGCACCCCTATTTTACTTTTAAACTTTTATTACCCAACATCAAAAATTAAAACCAACCAACTATTTAAATTAGGTAATTTATTTCAAAAATTATCCTTTCTAGCATTAATAATCACAACCCTATGGCTTAGCTATATTTATTATACTCAAGTAGCTGAAATAGCATTTGTTTGTTCAATGTTAATATTAGCTTTGTTTATTATATGCACGCTATCCAGGATTAAAAAATTATTAAAGCAATTTTTTCAGTTAACGCTCCTTCTAACTCTTATACTAATTCCCCAAATAAATTTAAAAACTCAACGCTTTAATGAGCCTCAATCAAATATAATAGAATTTAATACTAATGAGCTTAGATCATTGCTTAATAATGACAGTCTTGTCTTAGTAGAAATTACCGCCTCATGGTGCTTAACTTGTAAAGTCAATAGGCTAACTGTGTTAGACAGCAAGCAAATGCACAACTATTTCAAAGAAAACAATATTTTAATTATGCAGGGAGATTTAAGTATAAAAAATGAGAAAATTATTCGGTTTATCAATCATTACAATCGAGCTGCCTTACCTTTTTATGCACTGTTTTATAAGGATATAGAAAAGCCTATTATTTTAAGTGAAATTTTAAGCGAACAAGAAATTAAAACAAAATTACAACAAATTAAACAGCTAAAGAAAAATTGA
- a CDS encoding inositol monophosphatase family protein — protein sequence MKFANEAIINVISNASRKANRFTIRDFLEMEHLQQSKSGTKNFAAKCEDRISKILIEELHKGRKDAAILAADESVLIPGDDNIRFIIHPLDGYANFEHGIPLFTTTIIMQKLSLQDQFETICILVDCPVLKENYICEKGGGAWREIYTDALNNSGRLRVSTRSDSNDLMISGTEPLSSTFKYRNLGAVSLNVAYFASGKFDAFATPNQRTCDQFKLFAIESGGNVTSHGEHYIFHNINCLNTITK from the coding sequence ATGAAATTTGCAAATGAAGCTATTATTAATGTTATAAGCAACGCTAGTCGTAAAGCTAATCGCTTTACAATTCGTGATTTTTTAGAAATGGAACATTTACAGCAATCTAAAAGTGGTACTAAAAACTTTGCTGCTAAGTGCGAAGATCGTATAAGTAAAATATTAATTGAAGAATTACATAAAGGCAGAAAAGATGCAGCAATTTTAGCTGCAGATGAATCTGTATTAATACCTGGTGATGACAATATAAGATTTATTATTCATCCTCTCGATGGATACGCCAATTTTGAACATGGAATTCCACTCTTTACTACCACTATAATAATGCAAAAACTTAGCTTACAGGATCAGTTTGAAACAATTTGCATATTAGTTGATTGCCCGGTTTTAAAAGAAAATTATATATGTGAAAAAGGTGGTGGTGCATGGCGAGAAATTTATACTGATGCTTTAAACAACTCAGGAAGATTACGGGTTTCTACACGTAGTGATAGTAACGATTTAATGATTTCAGGTACTGAACCACTCTCTTCTACCTTTAAATATCGTAATTTAGGTGCTGTGTCATTAAACGTCGCTTATTTTGCAAGCGGCAAGTTTGATGCTTTTGCAACTCCAAATCAGAGAACATGTGATCAGTTTAAATTGTTTGCTATTGAATCCGGCGGTAATGTAACATCCCATGGTGAGCATTATATTTTTCATAACATTAATTGCTTAAATACTATTACTAAATAA
- the efp gene encoding elongation factor P codes for MELASSIKAGNVLLINGKLYVVTKNPDHTQPGKGGAYVQVEMKEIKTGTKIRERWSVSDKVERVRLEQMQMQYLYKEDDKLVIMNPETFDQFNMDSTLLGEQLAFLEDGMMLTIEMHENDPITALVPATLICEIAECEPVIKGQTAASSYKPALLTNGLRIMVPPFIEIGNKVVVRTEDVSYVERAK; via the coding sequence ATGGAATTAGCAAGCAGCATTAAAGCTGGCAACGTACTACTCATTAATGGCAAATTATATGTCGTAACTAAAAACCCAGATCATACCCAACCAGGTAAAGGCGGTGCTTATGTACAGGTTGAAATGAAAGAAATCAAAACTGGCACCAAAATTAGAGAAAGGTGGAGTGTTTCTGATAAGGTTGAAAGAGTAAGATTAGAACAAATGCAAATGCAATATCTTTACAAAGAAGATGATAAGCTAGTTATTATGAATCCTGAAACCTTTGATCAATTTAATATGGATTCTACCCTTTTAGGTGAACAATTAGCATTCCTTGAAGATGGAATGATGCTAACTATAGAAATGCATGAAAATGATCCTATTACTGCTTTAGTTCCTGCTACCTTAATATGCGAAATTGCTGAATGTGAACCAGTTATTAAAGGGCAAACTGCAGCTTCTTCTTATAAACCAGCTCTGCTTACCAATGGCCTTAGAATTATGGTACCACCATTTATTGAAATAGGTAATAAAGTGGTAGTGAGAACTGAGGACGTAAGTTATGTTGAGAGAGCAAAATAG
- a CDS encoding class I fructose-bisphosphate aldolase — MRITKKVKQILDYYESDNPGTLANLCRILMHGKLGGTGKLIILPVDQGFEHGPDRSFAINAQAYDPHYHYKLAIDAGLSAYAAPLGMIEAGAKTFAGQIPLILKVNSSNSLMRKEAVPDQAITSSPKDAVRLGCSAIGFTIYPGSDASLDMISTIREMAEEAKSYGLAVIIWSYARGGDLTKDDETAIDVISYAAHIAALAGAHIIKVKPPTAHITQAEAKKVFEEIHDINISSLSQRIAHVKRACFNGRRIVVFSGGASKTMADVYNEARAINEGDGNGSIIGRNAFQRPREEALKMFTDLTNIYLGKM; from the coding sequence ATGCGTATTACCAAAAAAGTTAAGCAAATTCTTGACTATTATGAATCTGATAATCCTGGCACTTTAGCTAATTTATGTCGTATTTTAATGCATGGCAAACTAGGAGGTACAGGGAAATTAATAATCTTACCAGTAGACCAAGGCTTCGAACATGGTCCTGACCGCAGCTTTGCAATCAATGCACAGGCTTATGATCCACATTATCATTACAAACTTGCCATTGATGCAGGCTTAAGTGCTTATGCAGCACCTTTAGGTATGATTGAAGCAGGAGCGAAAACTTTTGCAGGACAAATTCCTTTAATCCTTAAAGTGAATAGCTCCAATTCATTAATGCGTAAAGAGGCAGTTCCTGATCAAGCTATCACTTCAAGCCCTAAAGATGCTGTAAGGTTAGGATGCTCAGCCATTGGCTTTACTATTTATCCAGGTTCGGATGCTTCATTAGATATGATTAGTACTATTCGTGAAATGGCAGAAGAAGCTAAATCTTATGGACTTGCTGTGATAATCTGGTCTTATGCACGCGGTGGGGACTTAACTAAGGATGATGAAACAGCCATAGATGTAATCAGCTATGCTGCCCACATTGCAGCCTTAGCAGGAGCCCATATTATTAAAGTTAAACCTCCCACTGCACATATAACGCAAGCTGAAGCCAAAAAAGTTTTTGAAGAAATCCACGATATTAATATCTCCAGCTTATCTCAACGTATTGCTCATGTAAAACGAGCATGCTTTAATGGTAGGAGGATTGTAGTATTTTCCGGTGGCGCAAGTAAAACCATGGCTGATGTTTATAATGAAGCCCGTGCGATTAATGAAGGGGATGGTAACGGTTCTATTATTGGTCGAAATGCATTCCAACGTCCTAGAGAAGAAGCTTTAAAAATGTTTACCGACCTTACCAATATTTATCTAGGTAAAATGTAA
- the secB gene encoding protein-export chaperone SecB, with amino-acid sequence MTENHQYNIEINAQYIKDMSFESPASPFSLLQSEAPQINLDVNLDIQRLDQKNFEVILKIEATAKSPENDQVIFIVTLDYAGVFDMNEIPEEYYENLLVVYCPTLLFPYSRSIMSNIVRDGGFPPLMLKPIDFSALYKKDQADSSQVQ; translated from the coding sequence ATGACTGAGAATCATCAATATAATATTGAAATAAACGCTCAATATATAAAAGATATGTCTTTTGAGAGCCCTGCATCACCTTTTAGTTTATTGCAAAGCGAAGCTCCTCAAATAAATTTAGATGTTAATTTAGATATCCAAAGATTAGATCAAAAAAATTTTGAAGTTATTTTAAAGATTGAAGCTACCGCCAAATCACCAGAAAATGATCAAGTAATTTTTATTGTTACACTTGATTATGCAGGGGTATTTGACATGAATGAAATTCCTGAAGAATATTATGAAAACCTCTTGGTGGTTTATTGTCCCACCCTACTCTTTCCATATTCTAGATCAATAATGTCTAATATAGTACGTGATGGTGGGTTTCCTCCATTAATGCTAAAGCCTATTGATTTTTCTGCTCTTTATAAAAAAGACCAAGCTGATAGCAGTCAGGTACAATAA
- a CDS encoding RNA pyrophosphohydrolase, whose product MNLNEALYLTLPYRPGVGAMVLNHENKVFVGKRIDNKSDAWQMPQGGIDENESPDMAVFRELEEETGLVNNNLKLISRSRLWFYYDIPDNLIPKLWEGRYRGQKQQWFLFKFYGKDSEININTEHPEFNEWQWVKIEDLPELIVPFKKKLYTEIIDEFKYYVDQLRLTKHC is encoded by the coding sequence ATGAATTTAAATGAAGCATTATATTTAACTTTACCTTATCGACCAGGGGTTGGAGCTATGGTTCTCAACCATGAAAATAAAGTCTTTGTTGGCAAGAGAATTGACAATAAAAGTGATGCCTGGCAAATGCCACAAGGGGGCATAGATGAAAATGAATCTCCTGATATGGCGGTATTTAGAGAACTTGAGGAGGAAACCGGACTTGTAAATAATAATTTAAAACTTATTAGCCGAAGCAGGCTATGGTTTTATTATGACATACCAGATAATTTAATTCCAAAACTATGGGAAGGTAGATATCGTGGGCAAAAGCAACAATGGTTCTTATTTAAATTTTATGGAAAAGATTCAGAAATAAATATTAACACTGAACATCCTGAGTTTAACGAATGGCAATGGGTAAAAATAGAAGACCTACCAGAACTTATTGTGCCTTTTAAGAAAAAACTATATACTGAAATTATTGATGAATTTAAATATTATGTAGACCAACTACGGCTAACAAAACATTGTTAA
- a CDS encoding divergent polysaccharide deacetylase family protein, with product MKEFWIHSTITRKMGIIISLLILLLNIAIVFGYFYIQKPYVIQKAFRNNNKVALVYTGDQFVIDNKAYKVPVFSLNLNKLKLHKDSIKLAPETNQNIKQPLDGQPVNPPANDKKDVTYGAVTNNNNISSKPAQKQPSKIAVIIINTGLSRLTSNEASNLPEKIAIGISSYANNLAEWEGLFVSKGHEVYAHLPLESLDSTMDNGYLALLSYTSLEDNLKNLSTNLEQFQKVKGIYVFGEESFTASKQAAEVLLKLLSKNLQILYLNPELPSYTKHLFQSQNIKYLSANILADEVLGEIPIGEKLKEAVTLAKKNGKALIVLRPYPISITTLRKWLDDLLNDDSVILSKISELEN from the coding sequence ATGAAAGAATTTTGGATTCACTCCACCATTACCCGTAAGATGGGGATTATAATTAGCTTATTAATATTATTACTAAATATAGCGATAGTATTTGGATATTTCTATATACAAAAGCCTTATGTAATTCAAAAAGCCTTTCGTAATAACAACAAAGTAGCGTTAGTTTATACTGGCGATCAATTTGTTATAGATAATAAAGCATATAAAGTACCTGTTTTTAGTTTAAATCTTAATAAGCTTAAACTTCATAAAGACAGTATTAAGCTTGCTCCCGAAACCAACCAAAATATCAAACAACCCTTGGATGGCCAACCGGTCAACCCACCAGCTAATGATAAAAAAGATGTAACTTATGGTGCGGTAACTAATAACAACAATATTAGCAGCAAACCAGCTCAAAAGCAGCCTTCAAAAATTGCAGTTATCATTATTAATACAGGGTTATCACGCCTAACTAGTAATGAGGCTTCTAATTTGCCTGAAAAAATTGCTATTGGTATTTCTTCTTATGCTAACAATCTCGCAGAGTGGGAAGGGTTATTTGTTTCAAAGGGTCATGAAGTATATGCGCATTTACCACTTGAAAGCCTTGATTCAACAATGGATAATGGCTATTTAGCTTTATTATCCTACACCTCTCTTGAAGATAATTTAAAGAATTTGAGTACTAACTTAGAACAGTTTCAAAAAGTTAAAGGCATATATGTTTTTGGCGAAGAAAGTTTTACCGCCAGCAAGCAGGCGGCTGAAGTTTTATTAAAGCTTCTTTCGAAAAATTTACAAATTTTATATTTAAATCCAGAACTACCTTCTTATACCAAACACCTTTTTCAATCCCAAAATATAAAATATTTATCTGCAAATATTTTAGCAGATGAAGTGTTAGGTGAGATACCAATTGGCGAAAAACTAAAAGAAGCCGTAACTCTTGCTAAAAAAAATGGCAAAGCACTTATTGTCTTAAGACCATATCCAATAAGCATTACAACTTTAAGAAAGTGGCTTGATGATTTATTAAATGATGATAGTGTAATTTTAAGTAAAATATCCGAATTAGAGAACTAG
- a CDS encoding S41 family peptidase, whose protein sequence is MLNITKNMINKVSLSLLLLTTLTTNINTANSAIFKSNPSELTVTKETSEMLSVFSEAYAKIKKNYVTKVTDKELVEAAIEGMLSSLDPHSSYLNEKDLTELTQSTKGEFGGLGIEVTMESGVIKVIAALEGNPAEKAGIKPGDLIVAIEGNPIFGMSMTEAVSKMRGEPKTTVKISVNRENEAELLEFAITREIIKVSPVRSENFDNIAYLRISTFGEKTTEQLHKELQKIKFSTKGKDLSGIILDLRNNPGGLLDQAVAVTESFIGKGEVLHTKGRNTDEIQHYIAKKHDITEGLPIVVLINNGSASASEIVAGALQDHNRAIVMGTKSFGKGSVQTIMPLQNGAMKITTSRYYTPKGRSIQAEGITPDIVVEQAKIEKFAKPKIHLNEAVLKKHLKGVDEKNTKYQELLQTSVNNKYEQDFQLARAIDVIKSWSIFNQLSKK, encoded by the coding sequence ATGTTAAATATAACAAAAAATATGATAAATAAAGTTAGTTTAAGCTTATTATTGCTTACCACTTTAACAACTAATATAAATACAGCCAACAGCGCTATTTTCAAGAGCAACCCTTCAGAACTCACCGTTACTAAAGAAACTAGTGAAATGCTTTCTGTTTTTAGCGAAGCCTATGCTAAAATTAAAAAAAACTATGTCACAAAAGTAACAGATAAAGAGCTAGTAGAAGCAGCTATTGAGGGTATGCTTTCTTCATTGGATCCGCATTCCTCTTACCTAAATGAGAAGGATCTTACTGAGCTTACTCAAAGCACTAAAGGTGAATTTGGTGGTTTAGGAATTGAAGTCACCATGGAATCAGGTGTAATTAAGGTGATTGCTGCTCTTGAAGGCAATCCAGCAGAAAAAGCAGGCATTAAGCCTGGTGATCTTATAGTTGCCATAGAAGGAAACCCTATTTTTGGCATGTCGATGACTGAAGCAGTTAGCAAAATGCGTGGAGAACCTAAAACTACGGTCAAAATTTCAGTTAATCGCGAAAACGAAGCTGAACTGTTAGAATTTGCTATTACTCGTGAAATTATTAAAGTTAGTCCTGTTAGATCAGAAAATTTTGATAATATTGCCTATCTAAGAATTTCCACCTTTGGAGAAAAAACCACCGAGCAATTACACAAAGAACTACAAAAAATTAAATTTAGCACCAAGGGAAAAGACCTCTCAGGTATAATTCTAGATTTACGTAATAATCCAGGAGGCTTACTTGATCAAGCTGTAGCTGTAACTGAAAGCTTTATTGGCAAAGGAGAAGTACTTCATACCAAAGGCCGAAATACTGATGAGATTCAACACTACATAGCTAAAAAACACGATATTACCGAAGGATTGCCGATAGTAGTATTAATCAATAACGGATCAGCTTCAGCTTCAGAAATTGTGGCAGGCGCCTTACAGGATCATAACAGAGCTATTGTAATGGGAACCAAGTCATTTGGCAAAGGCTCGGTGCAAACCATTATGCCTCTTCAAAATGGCGCTATGAAAATTACGACTTCTAGATATTACACCCCTAAAGGACGCTCAATTCAAGCAGAAGGAATTACTCCTGATATTGTAGTTGAACAAGCTAAGATCGAAAAATTCGCCAAACCAAAAATTCATTTAAATGAAGCAGTACTAAAAAAGCATTTAAAAGGAGTGGATGAAAAAAATACTAAATATCAAGAATTATTACAAACTTCTGTCAATAATAAGTATGAACAAGATTTCCAGCTAGCGAGGGCTATCGATGTAATTAAATCATGGTCTATATTTAATCAACTGAGTAAGAAGTAA
- a CDS encoding AI-2E family transporter has protein sequence MTRFIVTFLIFASLVSFIILVNDILTPFVAAIILAYILSPLLNMKYITKLKREYISLMLVLLMISFIVVLFVTIIPYIFQQFAMLLARVPEYLLFFKEKTLPFITTWVENLDPSLAGKLKENIISQFEMILITLTSYASNVLRSGVAIFNLFSTLILVPIILFYLLIDWYKLSAGMFKLIPIKYQAYFRELLKQVDYVLANYVKGQLLVSFIQGIFYGVVLSLYGLENGFIIGLLSGFATIIPYFGAFLAGMFAVLVGYFKEPTLMTIISIFSIYAVGQLIESNFLAPKILGKKVGLNPIWMLFAMMVGAHLFGFVGIVLAIPVAAVIGVVIKYNLALYHQSSLYLDQN, from the coding sequence ATGACCAGATTTATAGTTACCTTTTTAATTTTTGCCAGTTTAGTTAGCTTTATTATCCTGGTTAATGATATCCTCACCCCTTTTGTAGCAGCAATAATTTTAGCTTATATCCTTAGCCCATTGCTTAATATGAAGTATATAACTAAGCTAAAAAGAGAATATATAAGCCTTATGCTAGTGCTTTTAATGATTAGCTTCATAGTGGTTTTATTTGTAACAATAATCCCTTATATTTTTCAACAATTTGCTATGTTACTTGCTAGAGTTCCAGAATATCTGCTGTTCTTTAAAGAAAAAACTCTTCCCTTTATTACTACTTGGGTAGAGAACCTTGATCCAAGCCTGGCAGGTAAATTAAAAGAAAATATAATATCTCAATTTGAAATGATATTAATTACGCTTACTTCTTATGCTAGTAATGTTTTACGTTCTGGAGTAGCAATTTTTAATCTATTTTCAACCCTTATATTAGTACCAATTATATTATTTTATTTGCTAATTGATTGGTATAAATTATCTGCCGGAATGTTCAAATTAATTCCAATAAAATATCAAGCTTATTTCCGTGAGTTACTTAAACAAGTTGATTATGTATTGGCAAATTATGTTAAAGGTCAATTGCTAGTATCTTTTATACAAGGTATATTTTATGGAGTTGTTTTAAGCTTATATGGTTTAGAGAATGGATTTATAATAGGTTTGTTATCCGGTTTTGCTACAATTATTCCATATTTTGGTGCTTTTTTAGCAGGTATGTTCGCTGTGTTAGTCGGTTACTTCAAAGAACCAACTTTAATGACTATTATAAGCATTTTTTCAATTTATGCAGTTGGACAATTAATAGAAAGTAACTTTTTGGCGCCTAAAATTCTTGGCAAGAAAGTAGGACTTAATCCAATTTGGATGTTATTTGCTATGATGGTCGGTGCGCATCTGTTTGGTTTTGTAGGTATAGTGCTTGCCATCCCTGTTG